From a region of the Nocardioides ginsengisegetis genome:
- a CDS encoding HAD family hydrolase produces the protein MASRPTAAFFDLDKTIIAKSSTLAFSKPFQAGGLISRRAVLRSAYAQFVYLVGGADHDQMEKMRQFMSQLCAGWDVATVREIVADTLHNIVDPIVYDEAVQLIQEHHLAGRDVVIVSTSGAEVVGPIGEMLGADRVVATRMEIVDGRYTGDIEYYAYAEEKARAIRELAERVGYDLSRSYAYSDSVTDVHMLEAVGHPHAVNPDRDLRKIAAGKGWPVLVFVKPVALRGRVPLPPAKPALAALAVGGVVAVGGVIWANARKRRLGA, from the coding sequence ATGGCGTCCCGCCCGACCGCGGCCTTCTTCGACCTCGACAAGACGATCATCGCCAAGTCGAGCACCCTGGCGTTCTCCAAGCCCTTCCAGGCCGGCGGCCTGATCTCGCGGCGCGCGGTGCTGCGGTCGGCGTACGCACAGTTCGTCTACCTCGTGGGCGGCGCCGACCACGACCAGATGGAGAAGATGCGGCAGTTCATGTCGCAGCTCTGCGCCGGCTGGGACGTCGCGACCGTCCGCGAGATCGTCGCCGACACCCTCCACAACATCGTCGACCCGATCGTCTACGACGAGGCCGTGCAGCTGATCCAGGAGCACCACCTCGCCGGCCGCGACGTCGTCATCGTCTCCACCTCGGGCGCCGAGGTGGTCGGCCCGATCGGCGAGATGCTCGGCGCCGACCGGGTCGTCGCCACCCGCATGGAGATCGTGGACGGCCGCTACACCGGCGACATCGAGTACTACGCCTACGCCGAGGAGAAGGCGCGGGCGATCCGCGAGCTCGCCGAGCGTGTCGGCTACGACCTGTCCCGCAGCTACGCCTACAGCGACTCGGTCACCGACGTGCACATGCTCGAGGCGGTCGGCCACCCGCACGCGGTCAACCCGGACCGGGACCTCCGCAAGATCGCAGCCGGCAAGGGCTGGCCCGTGCTGGTCTTCGTCAAGCCGGTCGCGCTGCGGGGGCGGGTGCCCCTCCCGCCGGCCAAGCCGGCCCTCGCCGCGCTGGCGGTCGGTGGGGTGGTCGCGGTTGGTGGAGTCATCTGGGCCAATGCCCGCAAGCGCCGCCTCGGGGCCTGA
- a CDS encoding oxidoreductase — MSADPLAWLTSLEGVPSAYAAARDGIDVMLRDRGLRRTSPETTAESLLRGAHASAALEGSSSSLTDVREGTGDEIAQDALRVSTELLSLAPLLARTPLQALARIHALAGSATLPADQLGRPRDAASADRLRGLAELLTAPTAAPALLVAAVVHADLATGAPFASHNGLVARAAERLVLVARGVDEKSLVVPEAGHLALRSAYESNLRGYREGGRPGVQAWVLYAAEAFAAGAEASPLRRAAE; from the coding sequence ATGAGCGCGGATCCCCTTGCCTGGTTGACGTCCCTCGAGGGCGTGCCGTCCGCGTACGCCGCCGCGCGGGACGGCATCGACGTGATGCTGCGCGACCGCGGGCTGCGCCGCACCTCGCCCGAGACGACCGCTGAGTCGCTCCTGCGGGGCGCGCACGCCAGCGCCGCGCTCGAGGGCTCGTCCTCGTCGCTGACCGACGTGCGTGAAGGGACCGGGGACGAGATCGCCCAGGACGCCCTGAGGGTGTCCACCGAGCTGTTGTCGCTGGCGCCGCTGCTCGCCCGGACGCCGCTGCAGGCGCTGGCCCGGATCCACGCGCTGGCCGGCTCCGCGACGCTGCCCGCCGACCAGCTGGGCCGCCCCCGGGACGCCGCGTCCGCGGACCGCCTGCGCGGCCTGGCCGAGCTCCTGACCGCCCCGACCGCCGCCCCGGCCCTGCTGGTGGCCGCGGTCGTGCACGCCGATCTTGCGACCGGGGCGCCGTTCGCGTCCCACAACGGGCTGGTCGCACGGGCCGCCGAGCGGCTGGTGCTCGTGGCGCGCGGCGTCGACGAGAAGTCCCTGGTCGTCCCGGAAGCCGGACACCTGGCCCTGCGGTCGGCGTACGAGTCGAACCTCCGGGGCTACCGCGAGGGCGGCCGCCCCGGTGTCCAGGCGTGGGTGCTGTACGCCGCGGAGGCGTTCGCCGCGGGCGCCGAGGCGAGCCCGCTGCGACGGGCGGCGGAGTAG
- a CDS encoding class I SAM-dependent methyltransferase — protein sequence MSDDNAAWARSFGSVAEAYDRGRPTYPPEAAAWLVGEQPVTVLELGAGTGKLTEQLVALGHDVHATDPDPAMLAVLGRHLPDVRTSIAGAEEIPLGDRSVDVVVSAQAFHWFDLDRALPEIARVLKPGGRLAVVWNQRDERIPWVRKLGHLIGTQDQLREPAEPIVQSALFGFVEDMAFKSWQIVDRDSIQDLVLSRSNVAVLPPEEREAKLAEVLAFYDDYGRGMDGMQLPYVVSCFRATVIDQPRPGAAEDPDGPAAPGGPGDAGDPAPEGEVSDGTDTDMLLIDFR from the coding sequence ATGAGTGACGACAACGCCGCCTGGGCGCGATCCTTCGGCTCCGTGGCCGAGGCCTACGACCGCGGGCGGCCGACGTACCCCCCTGAGGCGGCGGCCTGGCTGGTCGGCGAGCAGCCGGTCACCGTCCTCGAGCTGGGCGCCGGCACCGGCAAGCTCACCGAGCAGCTCGTCGCGCTCGGGCACGACGTGCACGCCACCGACCCGGACCCGGCGATGCTCGCCGTGCTGGGTCGCCACCTCCCCGACGTCCGTACGTCGATCGCCGGGGCCGAGGAGATCCCGCTCGGCGACCGCTCGGTCGACGTGGTGGTCTCCGCCCAGGCCTTCCACTGGTTCGACCTGGACCGCGCCCTGCCCGAGATCGCCCGGGTCCTCAAGCCCGGCGGCCGGCTGGCCGTCGTGTGGAACCAGCGCGACGAGCGGATCCCCTGGGTCCGCAAGCTCGGCCACCTGATCGGCACCCAGGACCAGCTCCGCGAGCCCGCCGAGCCGATCGTGCAGTCGGCGCTGTTCGGGTTCGTCGAGGACATGGCGTTCAAGTCGTGGCAGATCGTCGACCGCGACTCCATCCAGGACCTGGTGCTCAGCCGCTCCAACGTCGCGGTGCTGCCGCCGGAGGAGCGCGAGGCCAAGCTGGCCGAGGTGCTGGCGTTCTACGACGACTACGGCCGGGGCATGGACGGCATGCAGCTGCCCTACGTCGTGAGCTGCTTCCGGGCCACGGTGATCGACCAGCCGCGCCCCGGCGCCGCCGAGGACCCCGACGGTCCCGCCGCTCCCGGGGGGCCCGGCGACGCCGGCGACCCCGCCCCGGAGGGCGAGGTCTCGGACGGCACGGACACCGACATGCTGCTCATCGACTTCCGCTGA
- the acs gene encoding acetate--CoA ligase, translating to MSTESIEGGTLSNLSREDRTFEPPAELAAHANVTAEAYDRAASDREAFWAAAAERLDWAEKWDRVLDWDNPPFAKWFTGGKLNATYNCVDRHVEAGRGDKVALHWVGEPIEDKRTITYADLQREVCQAANALTALGVEAGDRVAIYMPMIPETVVAMLACARIGAPHTVVFGGFSSDALASRLVDCQAKVVVTADGGYRRGAPSALKPAVDEARAKTSSEGFDVEHVLVVRRTGQDLGEHGWDDAVDVWWHDAVGSASTEHAWEPFDAEHPLYVMYTSGTTGKPKGILHTTGGYLTGTSYTHHAVFDLKPDTDVYWCTADVGWVTGHSYLVYGPLANGATQVMYEGTPDAPNKGRWWDIVAEYGVTIFYTAPTAIRTFMKQGREIPDERDLSSIRLLGSVGESINPEAYMWYREVIGGERCPIVDTWWQTETGQILISPLPGVTAGKPGSAMRPLPGIEADVVDEAGESVPNGSGGYLVVKEPWPAMLRTIWGDDDRFKETYWSRFPGSKVGGKGFYFAGDGAKRDEDGAIWLLGRVDDVMNVSGHRLSTTEIESALVSHPKVAEAAVVGAADETTGQAVCAFVILRDSAGDGGEDIVEELRRHVQKEIGAIAKPRQIMIVPELPKTRSGKIMRRLLKDVAEHREVGDVTTLADSSVMNLISQGIGSSNED from the coding sequence GTGAGCACTGAGTCCATCGAAGGTGGGACCCTGTCCAACCTGAGCCGTGAGGACCGGACGTTCGAGCCGCCGGCCGAGCTCGCGGCCCACGCGAACGTCACGGCCGAGGCCTATGACCGGGCCGCGTCGGACCGGGAGGCCTTCTGGGCCGCGGCTGCGGAGCGCCTCGACTGGGCCGAGAAGTGGGACCGGGTCCTGGACTGGGACAACCCGCCGTTCGCGAAGTGGTTCACCGGCGGGAAGCTGAACGCGACGTACAACTGCGTGGACCGGCACGTCGAGGCCGGCCGCGGCGACAAGGTCGCCCTGCACTGGGTCGGCGAGCCCATCGAGGACAAGCGGACCATCACCTACGCCGACCTCCAGCGCGAGGTCTGCCAGGCGGCCAACGCGCTGACCGCGCTCGGCGTCGAGGCCGGCGACCGGGTCGCGATCTACATGCCGATGATCCCCGAGACCGTCGTGGCGATGCTGGCCTGTGCCCGGATCGGCGCCCCGCACACCGTGGTCTTCGGCGGCTTCTCCTCCGACGCGCTCGCCTCGCGGCTGGTCGACTGCCAGGCCAAGGTCGTCGTGACCGCCGACGGCGGCTACCGACGCGGCGCCCCCTCCGCCCTCAAGCCGGCCGTCGACGAGGCCCGGGCCAAGACCTCCTCCGAGGGCTTCGACGTCGAGCACGTGCTGGTCGTGCGGCGCACCGGCCAGGACCTCGGCGAGCACGGCTGGGACGACGCCGTCGACGTGTGGTGGCACGACGCCGTCGGCAGCGCCTCGACCGAGCACGCCTGGGAGCCCTTCGACGCCGAGCACCCGCTCTACGTCATGTACACCTCCGGCACCACCGGCAAGCCCAAGGGCATCCTGCACACCACGGGCGGCTACCTCACCGGCACGTCGTACACCCACCACGCCGTCTTCGACCTCAAGCCCGACACCGACGTCTACTGGTGCACCGCCGACGTCGGCTGGGTCACCGGCCACTCCTACCTCGTCTACGGACCGCTCGCCAACGGCGCGACCCAGGTGATGTACGAGGGCACCCCCGACGCCCCGAACAAGGGCCGCTGGTGGGACATCGTCGCCGAGTACGGCGTCACCATCTTCTACACCGCCCCCACCGCGATCCGGACGTTCATGAAGCAGGGTCGCGAGATCCCCGACGAGCGCGACCTGTCCTCGATCCGGCTGCTGGGGTCGGTGGGTGAGTCGATCAACCCCGAGGCCTACATGTGGTACCGCGAGGTCATCGGCGGCGAGCGCTGCCCGATCGTGGACACCTGGTGGCAGACCGAGACCGGCCAGATCCTGATCTCCCCGCTGCCCGGCGTGACCGCCGGCAAGCCCGGCTCGGCGATGCGGCCGCTGCCCGGCATCGAGGCCGACGTGGTCGACGAGGCCGGCGAGTCCGTCCCCAACGGCTCCGGCGGCTACCTCGTCGTCAAGGAGCCGTGGCCGGCCATGCTGCGCACCATCTGGGGCGACGACGACCGCTTCAAGGAGACCTACTGGTCGCGCTTCCCGGGGTCCAAGGTGGGGGGCAAGGGCTTCTACTTCGCCGGCGACGGCGCCAAGCGCGACGAGGACGGCGCCATCTGGCTGCTCGGCCGCGTCGACGACGTCATGAACGTCTCCGGCCACCGGCTCTCGACCACCGAGATCGAGTCCGCGCTGGTCTCCCACCCCAAGGTCGCCGAGGCGGCCGTGGTCGGCGCGGCCGACGAGACGACCGGCCAGGCGGTCTGTGCGTTCGTGATCCTGCGCGACTCCGCCGGCGACGGCGGCGAGGACATCGTCGAGGAGCTGCGCCGCCACGTGCAGAAGGAGATCGGCGCGATCGCCAAGCCGCGCCAGATCATGATCGTCCCCGAGCTGCCCAAGACCCGCTCGGGCAAGATCATGCGCCGCCTGCTCAAGGACGTCGCCGAGCACCGCGAGGTCGGCGACGTCACCACGCTGGCCGACTCCTCGGTGATGAACCTGATCTCGCAGGGCATCGGCTCCAGCAACGAGGACTGA